One window of Mediterraneibacter gnavus ATCC 29149 genomic DNA carries:
- a CDS encoding helix-turn-helix transcriptional regulator, with protein MILPKRIFPETFNKKEFSSTPFAESLPFHIKECGYIRERKLIFGKKNNFNDYLLVYTLDGVASYTKNQYTQLIQPHSIVVTACNTTSTFSRNSKDWTAYYFIVSGSHARLFYNLVRTQNNIILNNPFTNILDLFMELYENCISEHDTNDFTYQSINSSLLIHHIFTALYEQTSEINTIKGLTPVQQNVVSTALKFIQENYSTTLDIDTICSEISFSKHYFCKLFKKQMGITVHQYVNEYRISKSKELLSYSKLSINSIATQVGFRNTLTFLRAFEKSMHMTPSEYRNYY; from the coding sequence ATGATACTTCCAAAAAGAATCTTTCCCGAAACATTCAACAAGAAAGAGTTTTCGTCTACTCCATTTGCAGAATCCCTTCCGTTTCATATTAAAGAGTGCGGATATATCAGAGAACGAAAACTGATCTTTGGTAAAAAAAATAACTTCAACGACTATCTTCTTGTTTATACATTAGATGGTGTAGCTTCCTATACCAAAAATCAATACACACAGTTGATACAGCCTCACTCTATTGTCGTTACTGCCTGCAATACCACAAGTACGTTTTCGCGAAATTCCAAAGACTGGACTGCCTACTATTTTATTGTCAGCGGCAGCCACGCCAGACTTTTTTACAATCTGGTCCGCACACAAAACAATATTATTCTGAATAATCCTTTCACCAATATTCTGGATCTGTTTATGGAACTTTATGAAAACTGTATTTCCGAGCACGATACAAATGATTTTACTTACCAGTCAATCAATTCATCGCTCCTGATCCATCACATTTTTACAGCACTTTATGAACAGACTTCTGAAATCAACACAATTAAAGGATTGACTCCTGTTCAACAAAATGTCGTTTCTACTGCTTTAAAATTTATTCAGGAAAACTACAGCACTACTTTAGATATCGATACGATCTGTAGTGAAATCAGTTTTTCAAAACATTATTTTTGCAAACTGTTTAAAAAACAAATGGGGATTACCGTGCATCAATACGTAAACGAATATCGTATTTCTAAATCCAAAGAATTACTTTCTTACTCGAAGCTTTCTATCAATTCGATTGCTACTCAGGTAGGATTTAGAAATACACTTACATTTTTAAGAGCATTTGAAAAATCCATGCATATGACGCCGAGTGAATATCGGAATTATTACTAA
- a CDS encoding sugar ABC transporter ATP-binding protein produces the protein MSEFILELKDVVKTFGGVTALDGVQFQLKRGEIHALMGENGAGKSTFIKVITGVHQPDSGLMLLEGEKITLRSTEDSAKLGIAAIYQHVTAFPDLSVTENIFMGQEIKTKLGIYNWKLMTKRAKELIEPLSKNIDVSKPMSMLSVAQQQLVEIAKALSRDARILIMDEPTASLSKRECEELYQITEHLRDEGVSIIFITHKFEDMYRLATRVTVFRDSKYIGCWDVDKISNQKLIGAMVGRELTQMYPSKKARIGDTVLRINNISKEGYFKQVSFDVKKGEILGLTGLVGAGRTEVCQSIFGIMTPDSGTIELEGKQVSIKNPIDALQLGIGLLPEDRQTQGLINELPIYQNVSSANMNSFIKAGKLDVNAEEQKAIELCQKIQLKAKDISAPPSSLSGGNQQKVVFAKLLNCDLKVLILDEPTKGIDVGAKYSIYEIMNELTANGYAIIMVSSEMPEVLGMADRIVVMRSGRVVGQFDTQGTTQEMILEASLKHESDRREG, from the coding sequence ATGAGCGAATTTATTCTGGAACTGAAAGATGTAGTAAAAACATTTGGTGGAGTGACAGCTTTAGACGGTGTACAGTTTCAGTTAAAACGGGGAGAAATACATGCACTCATGGGAGAAAATGGCGCAGGAAAGTCAACTTTTATTAAAGTGATAACAGGGGTTCATCAACCCGACAGTGGTCTGATGCTTCTGGAAGGGGAGAAAATAACACTTCGATCTACAGAAGATTCCGCCAAACTTGGAATCGCAGCAATTTATCAGCACGTTACGGCATTTCCGGATCTTTCTGTTACGGAAAACATTTTCATGGGACAGGAGATTAAAACAAAACTGGGGATTTATAACTGGAAATTGATGACCAAAAGAGCAAAAGAGTTAATCGAACCGCTGAGTAAAAACATTGATGTATCGAAACCTATGAGTATGTTATCAGTGGCACAACAACAGCTTGTGGAAATTGCGAAGGCATTGTCCAGAGATGCACGAATTCTGATCATGGATGAACCTACAGCTTCTCTTTCAAAACGAGAATGCGAAGAGTTATATCAAATCACAGAGCATCTTAGAGATGAAGGCGTTTCAATTATTTTTATTACACACAAATTTGAGGATATGTACAGGTTGGCAACTAGGGTAACGGTATTTCGGGATTCCAAATATATCGGATGTTGGGATGTAGATAAAATTTCGAATCAAAAACTCATCGGAGCAATGGTGGGAAGAGAGCTGACGCAGATGTACCCTTCTAAGAAAGCCCGAATAGGAGACACAGTTCTTCGTATTAACAATATTTCGAAGGAAGGATATTTTAAACAGGTTTCGTTTGATGTAAAAAAAGGTGAGATTTTAGGTCTTACAGGTTTGGTGGGGGCTGGGCGTACAGAGGTATGCCAGAGTATCTTCGGAATTATGACTCCGGATAGTGGAACCATTGAGCTGGAAGGAAAACAAGTTTCGATCAAAAATCCAATAGATGCTTTACAATTGGGAATTGGACTTTTGCCGGAAGACAGGCAGACACAGGGACTGATCAATGAACTGCCAATCTACCAGAATGTATCATCAGCAAATATGAACTCGTTCATAAAAGCTGGGAAATTGGATGTAAATGCAGAAGAACAAAAAGCGATTGAATTATGTCAGAAGATTCAGTTGAAAGCAAAAGATATCAGTGCACCTCCATCCTCTTTATCTGGAGGGAATCAGCAAAAGGTTGTGTTTGCCAAGCTTTTAAACTGTGATCTGAAGGTGCTGATTTTGGATGAACCGACGAAAGGAATTGACGTAGGTGCAAAATATTCCATTTATGAGATTATGAATGAACTGACAGCAAATGGTTATGCGATCATTATGGTATCTTCGGAAATGCCGGAAGTATTGGGAATGGCAGACCGGATCGTAGTGATGAGAAGTGGAAGAGTAGTTGGACAGTTTGATACACAAGGAACGACTCAGGAGATGATCCTAGAGGCATCGTTGAAGCATGAAAGCGACAGGAGGGAAGGATAA
- a CDS encoding ABC transporter permease, with the protein MQGKRNKTIISRITENRNFGLLLGLAVLLIIAAIVTPSMYSLNSILSMLQNNAVFGLLALGEMVVIITAGIDISIGASLSLAGVVCCRFMAENPEIPAVVWVVVAMLVGALCGAINGILVGYLKMVPMIATLGTMYIFRGLSFLLSDGEWWFPHQFTEGYQAFAIKKIAGVPSILWILVLAFILAVLFLGYTSRGRRIYAIGTNRESAQIAGIKEQRVIFLAMTICGMFAGLSGMLYTANYATCSYMIGDSYEMTAIAICILGGVSITGGKGKVDGVIIGFLMMSVITYFISLLPGLSVWSDAIQGAIIIAAVALNIFTEHSAKKRALKERGALI; encoded by the coding sequence ATGCAGGGAAAACGGAATAAAACAATCATTTCCAGAATTACAGAAAACAGAAATTTTGGTCTGCTCCTTGGCTTAGCTGTATTATTAATCATAGCAGCTATCGTGACACCGTCTATGTATTCTTTGAATTCCATTCTCAGTATGCTGCAGAATAATGCAGTGTTTGGACTTCTGGCATTGGGGGAAATGGTCGTGATCATTACAGCCGGAATTGATATTTCCATTGGAGCAAGTTTGTCTCTTGCCGGAGTCGTGTGCTGCAGATTTATGGCTGAAAATCCGGAGATTCCAGCAGTTGTATGGGTAGTTGTCGCAATGCTTGTCGGTGCATTGTGCGGAGCAATCAATGGAATTTTGGTTGGATATCTGAAAATGGTGCCAATGATCGCAACACTGGGAACGATGTATATTTTCAGGGGTCTTTCGTTCCTTTTGAGTGATGGAGAATGGTGGTTTCCACATCAGTTTACAGAAGGATATCAGGCGTTTGCGATTAAAAAAATTGCAGGAGTTCCGAGTATTTTGTGGATTTTGGTGCTTGCCTTTATTCTTGCAGTTTTGTTTTTGGGGTATACATCAAGGGGGAGAAGAATTTATGCGATAGGAACGAATCGAGAGTCTGCGCAGATTGCAGGAATTAAAGAGCAGAGAGTGATATTTCTGGCAATGACGATTTGTGGGATGTTTGCCGGATTATCAGGTATGCTGTATACAGCAAATTATGCGACGTGCAGTTACATGATTGGAGATTCTTATGAGATGACGGCAATTGCAATTTGTATCCTCGGTGGTGTCAGTATTACTGGAGGAAAAGGAAAGGTTGATGGTGTGATCATTGGATTTTTGATGATGTCAGTAATCACATATTTCATTAGTTTGTTGCCGGGACTGAGTGTATGGTCGGATGCAATTCAGGGTGCGATTATTATTGCAGCAGTAGCTTTAAATATCTTTACAGAGCATTCTGCCAAGAAAAGAGCACTGAAAGAAAGGGGGGCATTAATCTGA